AGTTATTTCTCCAGTAAGTAGACAAAGACCCGTGTTAACGACAGTTTCGCAGGCAACTCTACTTTCTGGATCTTCTGTTAATAAAGCATCTAAAACTGCGTCACTAATTTGATCACATATTTTGTCAGGATGACCTTCAGTTACGGATTCAGAAGTGAAAATGAAATCACTCATTTAAAAATAATTTTGAAATTAGACTTTATCCTAAATTAGACTATCGTTACAAATCAATTATTGTAAATTAAAAAATACTTGTACGAGAATAATGAGGCTTAAGTTCCGATATTTATGCACAAAATAAATAAGTGAATTTATACTCCTTCAGCTGAAGCTGTGGGCATCTCTTCGTTATCGTCAGTTTGTTCAAATAACATTTGTTTGTATTTTGCAGCCATTTCTTCAGCTTTACTAAAAACTTTCTGAGGGTCAGTTAGCATATCCCCTGGTTCAGGTTCAAGTGCTTTAGTAGATAATGAAATTCGTCCTCTTTCAGAATCGAGGTCAATTATCATAACTTTCATTTGGTCATTCACATTTAAAACATTATGGGGCGTCTCAATATGTTCATGACTAATCTCAGAAATGTGCAATAGACCACTTACTCCTCCAATATCAATAAAGGCTCCATAAGGTTTAATACCTTTTACCGAACCAACAACAACTTCGCCTACCTCAAGTCGGTTCATTTTTTTCTCAACCAAAGCTCTTCTATGACTTAGTACTAATCTATTTCTTTCTTCATCAACTTCAAGAAATTTTAAAGGTAAATATTCACCTTCTAAGTCATCTTTGATTTTTCGAGCGCTTATATGAGAACCTGGGATAAAACCTCTCAAGCCCTCAACCCTAACAAGAGCTCCGCCTCTGTTTGTTGCAAAAACTTCAGAATATATAGTCGCATCTTCTTTTTGTAGTTGTCTAACCCTTTCCCATGCTCTTTGATATTCAATTCTCCTTATAGAAAGTGCTAATTGGCCATCTTCATTTTCCTCACTCATTATGAAAAATTCTCTGCTTTCTGAAGGCTGTAAAACATCATTTAGTCCTTCAACTCTGTTTATTGAAACCTCTTGAACAGGCATAAATGCAGCTGTTTTTGCTCCTATATCTATCATTGCCCCTTTTGGTTCTAGAGCAAAGACGGTTCCTTTTACTAGATCTCCAGGCTTAAAGTTGTAATCATATTTGCCCAAAAGTGAAGCAAATTCTTCTTGTGTGAATCCTGCATTATCAAAATCTGTATTTGTCCTGCTAGAGGAAGAATCAGCTGAAGGGATATCGTTCTTTTCGAATGATAAATCTTCCTCATTTTGAGATACTGAATTATTATCTAATTCAGAAGAATTTTTAATTTCTTTATCTTCAGAAAGTTCTTTAATGGTTTGGGAAGAATTTTCGTTCATTTTTTACATCGCAGACTACCTAAGGTAGTTAGAAAGGAATGCTATTGGCCTGCAAACTAATAGCACAATATATTTGTGTTATGTATTCTACACTTTAAGATGCTGAATTTTATAAAATTGAAGCTAATTGGCTTTTTGAATTTCCTTTTAAAGATTCAAGAGTAGAAATAAAATCTTTTACCCCGTTAAATTTTCTGTAAACTGAGGCGTATCTTATATAAGCCACTTCGTTTTCTTTTCTAAGGTTTTTAAGTATTAACTCTCCAATTTGGGAAGATTTAATATCTTTGTTGGAGTCTTGTATGATTTGTGATTCAATTCCATCTACAAAATTTATAATTGATTCACTCGTAAAGTTAGTTTTTTCACAAGCTCTTGATATGCCAGTAAATAATTTTTGTTTATCAAATAATTCTCTGCTCCCATCTTTTTTAATAACTGAAACTGGCATTGTTTCAACTCTTTCATAAGTTGTAAATCTGAAGCTGCAGTTTAAACACTCTCTTCTTCTTCGAACACTTTTACCACTATCAGCAGATCTTGATTCCAAAACTCTGCTATCTGTGTTTTGACAGGTTGGACACTGCATGTAGTGAAATAAGTTGAACCTTAACTCTAATACTAGAGTAATATTTTAATTATGAAAAGTAAAAAAAAACCCCTTGAAACAAGAGGTTTTTTAAAATTTCATTTTCTATCAACTTTAGGAGGATCTCTAAAGGCGACAGCAAAGAATAGAGTAACAACTGCGAGAGTTAAAATAAGAACGTAAGCAAAAGCTTCCATAAGATTAATTAATAAAGTTTAGTTTAAACCCTTCCTGGGATTCTTCTTGTGGTTTCGTCACCAAGCTTCTTAAATAAACCAAATTCAACTTGGTCTCCAATCTCAGCGTCAATACCAGCAAAGGAATTTCTGTAAAGAGTTCTTGAAGCATGCCACCAGTGGCCAAATAAGAATAGCAATCCGAAACATAGATGAGCATATGTAAACCAAGCTCTAGGGGAACTTCGGAATACACCGTCAGATTTATAAGTTTCTCTGTCAAACTTGAATGCTTCTCCTAATTGTGCCTTTCTGGCTAATCTTTTGACTACTGCAGGATCAGTAAATGTTTGACCATTTAAGTCTCCTCCATAGATAGTGGCAGTAATCCCAGTTTGTTCAAATGAATACTTCGCTTCAGCTCTTCTAAATGGAATATCGGCTCTTACATTGCCTTCTTTATCTTCAAGTATCACTGGGAAGTTTTCAAAGAAATTAGGAATTCTTCTAACTTCTAAATCGTTACCTTCCTTATCTTGAAAAGCAATGTGCCCTTGCCATCCAGTTGGTAATCCGTCTCCATTAACGAGAGCTCCGACTCTGAATAATCCTCCTTTAGCAGGACTATTTCCAACATAATCGTAGAATGCTAGTTTTTCTGGGATTGATGCATATGCCTCTTCTTTAGTGGCACCATTATCAATAGCAGTTTGAACCCTTCTATTAATTTCAGTTTTGAAATAGCCAGAGTCCCATTGATATCTGGTAGGGCCAAATAACTCTACTGGAGTTGTTGCTGATCCGTACCACATTGTTCCTGCAACAACAAAAGATACAAAAAGTACAGCGGCTAGAGCACTGGCTAGAACTCCTTCAAGGCTTCCAAGTTTAAGAGCCTTGTACAGTCTTTCTCCGGGTCTATTGGTAATATGAAAAATCCCCCCAATGATCCCCATAAGTCCAGCGGCAATGTGATTTGCAACTATTCCTCCTGGATTGAATGGATTAAAACCATCTACTCCCCAAGAAGGAGCAACAGGCTCTACATGACCAGTTAAGCCATATGGATCAGACACCCAAATACCTACGTTTGCACAATGAAATGCTCCAAAGCCAAAACATGTAAGTCCAGCTAAAAGTAGATGAATTCCGAATATTCTTGGTAAATCTAGAGCAGGCTCGCCTGTTCTAGAGTCTTCCCATAATTCTAAATCCCAGTATGTCCAGTGCCAGATAGAGGCCAACATCAATAGTCCACTAAAGAATATGTGTGCTGCTGCTACCCCTTCAAAACTCCAGAATCCAGGATCAACTCCAGTAGCACCGGTAATATCCCATCCGTTCCAACTACTTGTGATACCTAGTCTTGCCATGAATGGCATAACGTACATTCCCTGTCTCCACATTGGATTGAGAACAGCATCAGAAGGGTCAAAAATGGCTAATTCATAAAGAGCCATAGAACCGGCCCAGCCGGCTAATAATGCAGTATGCATAAGATGCACAGCAAGTAGTCGACCTGGGTCATTAATAACTACTGTGTGAACTCGATACCAAGGCAATCCCATCGGTTAATTTCTAGTAACTATGCTGAATAAACAGCTAAACATCACGATAGTAAGGGTTTTTTAGCCTTTGAGGGATTTTTGTAAATAAATTTATTTTCTTGCAAAAATTGGTCAAATCAGTTTGCAGGACTGCGTTTACAAGGAATTTTTTACCAAAAATTGTTAATATTTTGGTCACAATTCTCAAAGTAAATCGCCAAAATAGGAAAAATAACAAAAAAAAATGGCAACTATTAGATTTATCCGTGAGGATTTAGAGGTTAAATGCAATCCTGGTGAAAATTTAAGGGAACTAGTAATGAAAGAAAACTTAAAACTATATGGATTAAAAGGAATTTTAGGAAATTGTGGAGGAGCAGGACAGTGTAGTACTTGTTTTATTTCAGTTGAAGGAGGAAACAAAAACTCTTTAAGTCCTCTTACTTCTGTTGAAGAAGAAAAACTCAAAAATAGACCAGAAAATTGGCGACTTGCCTGCCAAACATTAATAAAGTCCTCTGCAGTAATTTTAACAAAACCACAATCTCCTCCCTCAAATTTAGGAGAACTTAAAAAAGTTAGTGAAAATAAAAAATTACCTCGCTAAATTGTTTAAGACTGTTAATCAGTTGATAAAATTTGTTGATTTTTCCACTTTATTTCAATTTATATGTCTATAGTCTTAATACTTAAATAGAACTGTCAATTAAATGGAAACAACCAATTTTGGATTCATAGCTAGTCTTCTTTTTGTTGGAGTCCCAACAATTTTCCTCATAGGTTTGTTTATTTCTACACAAGATGGAGAAAAATCAAGCTTCTTTTCAGACTCTGGTAAAGGTAAACTTGGGCCAAAACGTTAGAACCTTCATAAATGCTAAGCATTTCTGTTGAAGAATTTTTATCTTGGAAAAAAAAACAACTTTCTAAAGGAGGAGATTATCAATCTTTTGCTTTTCTTATTGACTGTATAGGTGGTATATCAAATAGTCATCTAAACTTGTTGAAAATTAATCCTGTAGGTGACTTATATATAAAAAAAAACTTGGACTACTTAGGTTCTATTTGGGAAGATCATTTATTATCTTCGACACCTATCCAATACCTATGTGGGATAACTTTTTGGAGAGATTTAAAATTAAAAGTAACAGATAAAGTACTTATTCCCAGGCCAGAGACCGAACTTATAGTTGATATTGTTTTCGAGATATTTGGAAAAAATTCACAAAAATTATTTTTTGCCGAATTGGGAACTGGATCAGGTGCTATTAGTATTGCTTTGGCATTAGCTTATCCATTGTGGGAGGGTATAGCAACTGATATTGATCAAGATGCATTAGAAATAGCCACTGAAAATTTTATAGATTCTTCTGAACAATCAAATTTGAGATTTTATTGCGGTAATTGGTGGACTCCCTTTGAAAGTTTTAAAGGCAAATTAGATCTTGTTATTTCAAACCCGCCATATATTCCTGGAGATATTTATGAGAAATTACCCGAAGAAGTAAAAAAATTCGAACCAAAGTTAGCTTTAATGGGCGGTTATGATGGTTTAAAACATATCAGGGAAATAATTCAAAAAGCACCACTATTTTTAAGAGATAAGGGCTGGCTTATATTAGAGAATCATTTTGACCAAGGTAATAAAGTAAAAGAGCTGCTTACTAACAATGGATTTACATTAGTAGAAATTGTGAAAGATCTTTCAGGTGTTGGTAGGTTTACTATTGGAAGATATAAATAAATTATTATTGTTAATAATCTAAATGAATTTAATAGATTGTAAATCTGCTTTGAAGAGGCTTGACAGTGGCTTGCCTGTAATTTTTCAGACGGACACTCTTCCTGCAATTGGATGCTTGCCAAGATTTTCAAAAATTATTTATGAGTTTAAAAATAGAGATAGAAATAAACCCTTAATTCTTATGGGATCAGAACACAAACAATTAATTGATTATGTTCATGAATCAGCTAAGGAAGATTACGAAAATATAGCTGCAAAATATTGGCCTGGAGCTCTGACAATGGTTATTCCTTGCTCAAAAAGACAATCTGAAATTCTTACAAGTAGCGATTTTACGATTGGGTTAAGAATCCCAAATTCATGTACTGCTCAATCTCTTATGAAAGAAACAGGCCCATTGTTAACTTCGAGTGCGAATATATCAGGCTCCACGGGATCAATTACAGCTGAGGGAATTGCTTTAGACTTTCCCTCTGTAGATATTCTAGGACCTGTTCCTTGGGAGAAAGGTAGTGGAAAAGCAAGTACCATAATATCTTGGGAAAATAATCGAAATTGGAGGCTGATTAGACAAGGAGAGGTATTAATTAAGGAATTGAATTAATGTTTTTATTATTATTTTTTGTTTTATTGATTCAATTTTTGACTTTTTGGATATTTGAACCTTTTGCATCTTTTGTAGAGTATGTTCTTGAAATAAGACTATTGCCTTTTATTTTGTTATTAGGTTTGATTTTTTTGTTTTCAGGAAAAAATATTGAACGGAATTAAATATACAAAATGCCGGCTAACAGATTTGAACTGATGACCTTCGCTTTACAAAAGCGCTGCTCTACCGCTGAGCTAAGCCGGCGTTGTTTCTATCTTACAATTAAGGAGGATCAATTATTAGTATTTTTTTTGCTTTTTAAAATTTATTACTTTTTGAGATCTTTATCACTTTTATCATTTTTTTTGAACTGTATTTCCCCTGAAAGAGTTCTTTTAATAGGTAAATTGGCTACTAATGCTGTCATTCTATCCTCCGTTTCTAAACTTACTGCTACCTCTTCAAAGTCAATCTCAACATATTTAGCAACAACATCAAGAATTTCTTTTCTCATTTTATCCAGAAGGTCAGTTGTTAAGGAACTCATATCAACTCGATCATGAGCGAGTACAAGTTGTAATCTTTCTCTAGCTGTATTCGCACTAGCCGTTTCTCTGCCTAGTAACTTATTTATAAGATCTCTGAGTGTCATCATCTTAAAAAACCTTTGTTTGCATTAATCTCATAAATCTATCTTTAAGGCTTTTGCCTTCATTCTTTGGGTCAATAATGGGTATATCCTTCCCTGTAAGTCTTTGAGATACATTCAAATAGCATTTTTTTGCAGGAGATTTACTGTCTGTAAGGGTTAGTGGCTCTCCTCTATTTGTACTTATTATTACTTGTTCATCCTCTAAGACAATACCTAACAAAGGTAAAGAAAGAATCCCTTGAACATCATCAATAGATAGCATTTCTTGACTAGCCATCATGTTAGGGCGAACTCTATTTATAACAAGCTGGATAGGCTCAATATCAGATGTATTAAGAATCCCTATTACTCTATCGGCATCACGTACTGCAGATAATTCTGGGTTAGTAACAACAATGGCTTCTTTACAAGCTGCAAGGGCATTTTTGAAACCATCTTCTACTCCCGCAGGACAATCAACTAAAACAAAATCAAATTTTTCGCTAAGCATGGAGCTAATTTTTTTCATATCTTCGGGCTTCATCCAATCCAGCATCCTAGGATCTCCAGCGGGTAAAAGAGCAAGATTAGGTTCCTTTTTGTGTCTAACCAATGCTTGGTCAAGACGACAATTTTTGTCTAAAACATCTTGAGCAGTATAAATAATGCGATTTTCTAATCCTAGAAGAAGATCTAAATTTCTTAATCCAAAATCAGCATCTAATACAGCAGTGGATGCTCCGCTGTTAGCAAGTGCTATGCCAAGATTTGCGGTTAAAGTGGTTTTGCCAACCCCACCCTTTCCTGAACAAATTAATATTGTGCGAGTATTGTCCGCCACGAATTTAAGGATTTTTCAAATAATAAGGCTACTTTCAGAAAGTTAAATATTTTAAAGATTAAGTAATTCTTAAATTTATCAATTTTGAATTAATTTATTTCAAATCCTTGATTAATTTTAACTTTCTATTATGTAAGGCTTGATCATTATTGTTTGATTCTCTATGACTGCAATTTCAGGATAAGACGTTTTGCGCATATCCTTTGGGCCAATAGCTATCACATCAGCTATTCTTAGTTGTAAGGGGTTTAAATAAAGTGATGAAATAGAGGCATTATTATTTCCACCCCTACCTGCGAAGGCGATTCCTAGTAGTTTGCCCCAAACGTGAATATTTTTTTTTGCGAAAACTATTGCTCCGGGATTAACGTCTCCAATAATGCAAAGGTTTCCATTTGAAGATATTCTATCTCCTGATCTTACTGTCCCTTCGTGAAGAATATCGTCTTTTTTGGAATTTACTATAAGCAACTTATTTTTAACCTCTTGTTCCTTAACAAAAGTTGAATCTATTTTAAGAGATTTTCCAGCTAATACTGTATTTCTATTATTTGAGTACATACTTAAATAACAAGTATTCATTTTATGAAAAATATTTTTTAATTTTAATAATTGATGAGAACTTATTGACTCATTGACTGTAAAAATTGTTGCTTCCAGAGCTCCTCTCATCGAATAAAAATTTTTAAAAGTTTCATGGATATTCTCAAAATTCTCAAAAGATATAGTTTCTATATATTTACTATTAAGATCATTAATAACGATTTTCATTGAATTAAATTTAGGAATTATTTCTTATTAATGAAATTTGATTTTTGATTTCATTTGTGATCACACTTGGATAAATAATAAAAGAGCTTTCCTCAGATTTCATTAAAGTTTTTATTAATGCAGAACTATTTTCTAACAAGTTTTGATAGGTGCCGTCCCATATTTTTAGTGCATTGTTAGATTCAAAACCTTTAAAAGATCTTTCTTTAATTCCACAAAAAATTTCTGAATTAAAATTATTTGTTTCACATAATTTTCTTGCAAATGCAAGAATTTCTAGTCTATTTATTTTATTTAAAAAACTTATGTCTGATGCTTTTAGTAAATCTCTATCAAGAAACATTTTGCATAGTGTAGAAAGTGGTTCGAAAGATTCATCTTTCCATCTAATCAAATGGTAATAAAAGGTTATATCATCATTTCTTATGAAATCATCAAAATCAACATTTTCATAAGAAAATATCCATTTATAAAGAGATTTATCTAACCAAATTTTCTTTTCGCAATTATATTTAATTGTGGATATTATTTTTTCCAAAATCCATGTTGAAATTTCGTTTATTCTATGGTTATAGATAGTTCTATACATCAAGTTTCTTAGGACCAAGAAATGCTCAATGGCGATAACTCCCTTTGGATTGATTGCAATATTCCCATCAGGTGAAAAAGTAAGAGCTGAAATAATTCTCTCTAAATCAACTAAGCCATATTTGGTACCTGTGTTGTAACTATCGCGTAAAAGGTAATCGAGACGATCGCAGTCAATTTCACTGCTAATCAAAGTTTTTAAAGGTTTTGAAAATAGTTGTTTTGACTTAAATAATTCCCCAATTTGTCTAGGTAATTCATTGTCATACTTTTTGAGAATTGAATTTATTGGAGAATAATTTAATACTAAGTTTTGCGACCACTTTTCGTGATTATGATCGAATATTGTTTCACTGGTATGACTTAATGGTCCATGACCTAAATCATGTAATAGAGCTGCTCCAAAGAGAGCAAATTTATTTTCAGAAAATGAAGATTTAATTTCAATTAATCTCTTATATATTTTTCTTGCGATACAAAAAACGCCAATTGAGTGGGTAAATCTACTCGATTCTGCGCCATGAAAAATTAATGATGCCGGACCTAGTTGTTTTATTCTTCTTAATCTTTGAAAAGCGACTGTATCAATCAATTCCATAATCATTAATTCTTCTGGCAGCCTTGAATGAAATACAATTTGTTTGTGAATTGGATCATGAAAAATTCTTTTAATACTCATAGTGTTTAAAATTTTCTATTAATAAATCTTTTGCTTTTTCAGCTTTTTATTTCTTCATTGCTTGATTCACTAGTTTGAATTGAAACTTCTTCTTTTTCTAGCAGTGAATCTAGAAATAATTCTGCATTTCTCACCCATTTATCGTCGGAACTTCCGTATTCACCGGCATCCGGAAGTTCTAGTAACTTGTCAGGTGTCATGCCTTGACCTTGAATATTATTACCTTTGGGAGTTAAATAGCTGGCAACTGTTATTGCTATTCCACTGTCTTCTCCTAGACTTTTTAAGGATTGAATTAAACCCTTCCCATAAGTTTTTTCACCCATGAGAATGGATCTGCCGTTATCTTGTAAAGACCCTGCAAGTATTTCACTAGCACTCGCAGTCCCTTTATTTACCAAAGTCACCATTGGTCCATCAAAAAAAGTCTCTTTTTGAGAAATGATTGCATCTTTGATTCCATTTCTATTTTTTGTCTCTACTACTGGCCTCTCACTCAATAATGAGTTTGCAACTGCAATTCCTGAGCTTACTAGTCCGCCTGAATTATTCCTAAGATCCAAGATCAAACCTTCAACTTCTTTCTCTTTTAACTCTTGAAGAGCTTCTTCAACCTTTTTGGGAACGCTTTCGCTAAATTGAGTTATTCTTAAGTACCCTATTGTGTGAAAATCGTCTCTTAATCTTTTTGTTCGTACAGGTCTAAGATCTACTGATCTCCTTTCTAAATCGAATTCTCTAATTTCTCCTAATTTCGAAGATATTTCAACTAAAACGTT
This window of the Prochlorococcus sp. MIT 1314 genome carries:
- a CDS encoding 30S ribosomal protein S1; this encodes MNENSSQTIKELSEDKEIKNSSELDNNSVSQNEEDLSFEKNDIPSADSSSSRTNTDFDNAGFTQEEFASLLGKYDYNFKPGDLVKGTVFALEPKGAMIDIGAKTAAFMPVQEVSINRVEGLNDVLQPSESREFFIMSEENEDGQLALSIRRIEYQRAWERVRQLQKEDATIYSEVFATNRGGALVRVEGLRGFIPGSHISARKIKDDLEGEYLPLKFLEVDEERNRLVLSHRRALVEKKMNRLEVGEVVVGSVKGIKPYGAFIDIGGVSGLLHISEISHEHIETPHNVLNVNDQMKVMIIDLDSERGRISLSTKALEPEPGDMLTDPQKVFSKAEEMAAKYKQMLFEQTDDNEEMPTASAEGV
- the nrdR gene encoding transcriptional regulator NrdR, which translates into the protein MQCPTCQNTDSRVLESRSADSGKSVRRRRECLNCSFRFTTYERVETMPVSVIKKDGSRELFDKQKLFTGISRACEKTNFTSESIINFVDGIESQIIQDSNKDIKSSQIGELILKNLRKENEVAYIRYASVYRKFNGVKDFISTLESLKGNSKSQLASIL
- a CDS encoding photosystem II reaction center protein T, whose protein sequence is MEAFAYVLILTLAVVTLFFAVAFRDPPKVDRK
- the psbB gene encoding photosystem II chlorophyll-binding protein CP47, which encodes MGLPWYRVHTVVINDPGRLLAVHLMHTALLAGWAGSMALYELAIFDPSDAVLNPMWRQGMYVMPFMARLGITSSWNGWDITGATGVDPGFWSFEGVAAAHIFFSGLLMLASIWHWTYWDLELWEDSRTGEPALDLPRIFGIHLLLAGLTCFGFGAFHCANVGIWVSDPYGLTGHVEPVAPSWGVDGFNPFNPGGIVANHIAAGLMGIIGGIFHITNRPGERLYKALKLGSLEGVLASALAAVLFVSFVVAGTMWYGSATTPVELFGPTRYQWDSGYFKTEINRRVQTAIDNGATKEEAYASIPEKLAFYDYVGNSPAKGGLFRVGALVNGDGLPTGWQGHIAFQDKEGNDLEVRRIPNFFENFPVILEDKEGNVRADIPFRRAEAKYSFEQTGITATIYGGDLNGQTFTDPAVVKRLARKAQLGEAFKFDRETYKSDGVFRSSPRAWFTYAHLCFGLLFLFGHWWHASRTLYRNSFAGIDAEIGDQVEFGLFKKLGDETTRRIPGRV
- a CDS encoding 2Fe-2S iron-sulfur cluster-binding protein; its protein translation is MATIRFIREDLEVKCNPGENLRELVMKENLKLYGLKGILGNCGGAGQCSTCFISVEGGNKNSLSPLTSVEEEKLKNRPENWRLACQTLIKSSAVILTKPQSPPSNLGELKKVSENKKLPR
- the psbM gene encoding photosystem II reaction center protein PsbM; translation: METTNFGFIASLLFVGVPTIFLIGLFISTQDGEKSSFFSDSGKGKLGPKR
- the prmC gene encoding peptide chain release factor N(5)-glutamine methyltransferase; amino-acid sequence: MLSISVEEFLSWKKKQLSKGGDYQSFAFLIDCIGGISNSHLNLLKINPVGDLYIKKNLDYLGSIWEDHLLSSTPIQYLCGITFWRDLKLKVTDKVLIPRPETELIVDIVFEIFGKNSQKLFFAELGTGSGAISIALALAYPLWEGIATDIDQDALEIATENFIDSSEQSNLRFYCGNWWTPFESFKGKLDLVISNPPYIPGDIYEKLPEEVKKFEPKLALMGGYDGLKHIREIIQKAPLFLRDKGWLILENHFDQGNKVKELLTNNGFTLVEIVKDLSGVGRFTIGRYK
- a CDS encoding L-threonylcarbamoyladenylate synthase; its protein translation is MNLIDCKSALKRLDSGLPVIFQTDTLPAIGCLPRFSKIIYEFKNRDRNKPLILMGSEHKQLIDYVHESAKEDYENIAAKYWPGALTMVIPCSKRQSEILTSSDFTIGLRIPNSCTAQSLMKETGPLLTSSANISGSTGSITAEGIALDFPSVDILGPVPWEKGSGKASTIISWENNRNWRLIRQGEVLIKELN
- the minE gene encoding cell division topological specificity factor MinE; the encoded protein is MMTLRDLINKLLGRETASANTARERLQLVLAHDRVDMSSLTTDLLDKMRKEILDVVAKYVEIDFEEVAVSLETEDRMTALVANLPIKRTLSGEIQFKKNDKSDKDLKK
- the minD gene encoding septum site-determining protein MinD; the encoded protein is MADNTRTILICSGKGGVGKTTLTANLGIALANSGASTAVLDADFGLRNLDLLLGLENRIIYTAQDVLDKNCRLDQALVRHKKEPNLALLPAGDPRMLDWMKPEDMKKISSMLSEKFDFVLVDCPAGVEDGFKNALAACKEAIVVTNPELSAVRDADRVIGILNTSDIEPIQLVINRVRPNMMASQEMLSIDDVQGILSLPLLGIVLEDEQVIISTNRGEPLTLTDSKSPAKKCYLNVSQRLTGKDIPIIDPKNEGKSLKDRFMRLMQTKVF
- a CDS encoding septum site-determining protein MinC, which encodes MKIVINDLNSKYIETISFENFENIHETFKNFYSMRGALEATIFTVNESISSHQLLKLKNIFHKMNTCYLSMYSNNRNTVLAGKSLKIDSTFVKEQEVKNKLLIVNSKKDDILHEGTVRSGDRISSNGNLCIIGDVNPGAIVFAKKNIHVWGKLLGIAFAGRGGNNNASISSLYLNPLQLRIADVIAIGPKDMRKTSYPEIAVIENQTIMIKPYIIES
- a CDS encoding HD domain-containing protein, with the protein product MSIKRIFHDPIHKQIVFHSRLPEELMIMELIDTVAFQRLRRIKQLGPASLIFHGAESSRFTHSIGVFCIARKIYKRLIEIKSSFSENKFALFGAALLHDLGHGPLSHTSETIFDHNHEKWSQNLVLNYSPINSILKKYDNELPRQIGELFKSKQLFSKPLKTLISSEIDCDRLDYLLRDSYNTGTKYGLVDLERIISALTFSPDGNIAINPKGVIAIEHFLVLRNLMYRTIYNHRINEISTWILEKIISTIKYNCEKKIWLDKSLYKWIFSYENVDFDDFIRNDDITFYYHLIRWKDESFEPLSTLCKMFLDRDLLKASDISFLNKINRLEILAFARKLCETNNFNSEIFCGIKERSFKGFESNNALKIWDGTYQNLLENSSALIKTLMKSEESSFIIYPSVITNEIKNQISLIRNNS
- the ctpZ gene encoding carboxyl-terminal processing protease CtpZ → MDSSFNKLLTFKILITVLMISIFSTNFLFIERVYALSDSKQLVLDAWTLVNEGFYDPEKFDEIHWKRIRQKTLQKQIETSEEAYSAIDDMLRPLEDPYTRILRPKDYELLKSSNFGSEINGVGLQLGIDDESNKVKVISTLGGSPAEEAGIISGDFIEKVDGISSEELGLANTASKLRGESGSNVLVEISSKLGEIREFDLERRSVDLRPVRTKRLRDDFHTIGYLRITQFSESVPKKVEEALQELKEKEVEGLILDLRNNSGGLVSSGIAVANSLLSERPVVETKNRNGIKDAIISQKETFFDGPMVTLVNKGTASASEILAGSLQDNGRSILMGEKTYGKGLIQSLKSLGEDSGIAITVASYLTPKGNNIQGQGMTPDKLLELPDAGEYGSSDDKWVRNAELFLDSLLEKEEVSIQTSESSNEEIKS